The segment TACACCACGACTCTATTACAATGCAATCTGTAGTAGTCAAAAATAGTGTGTAAATCTGCTGTGTGCCCAAGCCGTAGCACAGCATTGTGCTGAGTGTCCACCTACCCGTCACGGCCACAGCATGCTGCATCACATTGTATTACATATTACctacttaagtatataaaatgatttaattggataatgtttataattttaaagtgttcttttttttatttaattcttttgtaTGTGTCTTATGTCCGtgaccaataaaatattttttctttcttcctAATGTCGTGCTGTAGGTAGACCATTTATATGGCATATGTAAGcaagaaatataaacaataaaaacacatttactaACAGATTAGACTTCTCAAAAACAGTGCCGACCATATGCCGCGGGTATGGCGGACACGTGTAAAGAATGcctttattaagaggcaagatgtcCACGTCGTGCAGCACCACGCAATGCCAGTCATTATATTTCATCATCTCTGTAAATCCGATATTAAACAGCTTCCCTCTGTTGAATAACTCACCACCTTAAaaaatagaagtttatttataCCACTGGAGCATATTTTCCTTTTTacggcaaaaataaaatagcactACATGGTTAGGttaagttaggttaggttagtttttttatatgggtaGGGTAgtaacctcactgcacctgatggtaagtggattagggttcaatagaatgtcgactgacgagagatgattaccctcgacagtcgacacaattatgccggccttttggaaccgtaTAACACatgctgatctcggaacgcgttACGCgtcggccactatggcgggttttaacaccttctgtACGaagatcgctatccgggcggatataaaatatatcctaccaccaacaaatttCTGTTAacaattagtttataatatcagccctgtattatatacttgcccactgctgagcacgggcctcctctactactgagagggattaggccttagtctaccacgctggcctagtgcggattggtagacttcacacaccttcgaaattcctatagagaacttctcagatgtgcaggtttcctcacaatgttttccttcaccgttaaagcgaacgataaattcacaaagaatacacacatgatttttttagaaaagtcagaggtgtgtgcccttggggatttgaacctgcggacattcgtctcggcagtccgttccacacccaactaggctatcgccgctttttgctaggctatcgccgctttaacaactagtttaatttatattaactttaaacaCTCCATAACCCTATAAATCTACAGCGGTATCCTAATTTAgccttctttatttttataaaaaaaaacattcctgtcgtaattattaaaaaaatatatattttagtcagCAACAAACACCATGTATTAAGCTCTGTCAATACCAACAGAGAGCAAAGTGCTCTATCAATACCTTAATACGAACAGATCGACACACATTcgtatttaacggattttatcgccatATTCTGATGGATATCAGTTGTCGAAGTAATACTGATAATGGAACTTGGAGCACGTCGCTTTTTCCATTAGCTTGATAAACTTGTGAATGTGATACCTTTTATCTGAACTGTGTCTGACCTAAGGAGATAGAATACGTACCTATCACGGGCGTAGCTAGGTTTTAGTAACGCAGGGTAcaagaaataaatcaaaaaaatacacgccgaattgataacctcctgcCTTTTTTAAAGTCGTTAAAAATGTGCATTAAATgtcattcatatttaaaaaaacataacagaAGTTTGTTAGTCTAACATCAATCAATCGTTAGATGAATAGACTTTATTTCGGAAGAGTGAGCGGCTAAACCTTCCGCTGGCTACGCCCATAGTACCCACtgatatgtacttatatactgcagtacattattattgtatattctgTTTGCGTACGTAAATGGTGTTATGTTTGACTTttcgtttaatttatttgcaaggTGTAGAGCCTAACTTTGAATAGTGAATTGTGAACTtagatgattttaaatatattttacacctAATATATTAGCTAGGACGTAATATTTGttgttgcatttatttttagtaatattgagcttattaaaaaatatgtttttccgAAGCCAGTGTCCATTCACTACAGATTCGATAAAAgaccaataataatatctatctaCCGaaccagtaatatttttttttccatactGTTTTAAGGAGATTTGTCGTAACATGCCCACGGCTATGCCGATCCAAAATTAAGGATTGGATAAATAGGTATAGTACGGCAATCATACCAGCTTGTTCAATAACAAATATCCTGTATTCCAGATCTTGTTTCATCAGAAATGTATGCATATAGTAAACGAACACCGCTAGATTCCTTTCGCGATTTctgaaaagaaattttaatgtcCTTTAATCTTGGATCTTTTGATTATGAGTTGCTAGTtactatactttttttattgttttgaatgacaagacgagcttgccgtttgcctgatggtaagcgaatgcgatacgaccgtccataaacagtagaaacaccatccaacaccttgaattacaaagtattgtttggtattccactgcgctcgccatcctaagacattaagccttaagtcttattatgtccagtagctacactggcaACAATGTCATTCATgccggaacacaacagggactacacgctgctgcttggcgccCGAAATAGTCATTGCGATGGTACTTATAGAGGCGGACTCTCCTATAACTGACTAAGTTATTAAACtaggttaatataaaaaagtaattagatacattatattattaatacttaccGGTAAGGCACTAATATTGCGACTTTATGGTTCGAACGACATTTTTTCGGAAAAAAATACCCTCCCATTTTGACTTCCGAAAACAAGTTATGCGCTAATCTTCTTTTGAGGTTTTTCATTTCATCGTTTTCTAAAAATGGGACGAATGtagtcagtaaaaaaaatctaaaacattaatcatatacatataataataaggtaataatatatttaatgagcgctgataacctagttgggagtgaaacaAAATGCTGAgaccgcaggttcgaaacctaagggcacgcacctctgacttttataaagttgtaagttgttgttgttgtgtgtattctttgagaataaTCGCGTGCCTTCACGTTGGAGAAAAACAGCATGAAGAAATTTCCACAACTGGAAAGTTCTCTCATTTGAAAtgaagaattttgagggtatgtaaagtttGCCAATCCTCAccaggccaacgtggtggacttcTGAGTAAtaaaggagacccgtgcccagcaataggACAGTAGCAGTATACAGGactgataattttatattccaaatGAGAATAATACAGTTATAAAAGGAGAGACGACTTGTGGGTATCGGAAATTATAAAATCGTCTATTTACTAAAATCTTATATCTCATCACTGATAGTATTGTCGACCTAATTTTGTTCGTTCTCCTCGACTTACTTCGTTTCGATTTACGTCGTATCGAGTTATGTCGAACTATGTTTTGACACTATTCCTCAAGAATACGTCAATTGTTTTGATTTCTGGCATAGGAGAATTCATTTGTCGCTTATTAACAAAGTTACACACATATACCAAAAATAACTACTGATATCAGAAgtgcataattatttaaagaacttGCTTTTGaaaatgcagttttatttttattttgagtccTTGTGGAACTTAGCCCTAACCCATGTAAACGTATGAAAAAATTATGTCTCGACTTACGTCGCGTATTTCGAGAACCTAACATGCCGTAAGTACGAGGACTGCCCGTACTGCTCAgtttgtcattgttctgagttttTAATCCTAGCCTAACATAGATTTTATTCGTCAAAGATATATATCTTACCATTTTTTTCTAAGAATGGCCCACAAACAGGCAATTGTTGGTTTTGCTCCATTAACAATTTTAGTTCCTCTAAAACAAAAGttttccattaaaattaaaacatatctcCAAATTCTTATCCACAATTCTTCACTAACTTTACCTAccgtcaataaaattattcgcGGCAGGTGATGTAGcatctgtattatattttatgttgtctGTATTTAGATAAACTATCCTAGGTGTTGTTGTTGTCATAGTTATATTCTTTTCTTGGATATCCTCGGCAATATGTTTCAAATTGTCAGCAACTAACCCATTGTTAACATCTAACGTCGAAATATTCTTGCCTACGTGTCTTTTTATggctaaaaataaattgtgtaaattattattttgttaatcatcgccattattttaagttaatatcaCAAACATGAAGCAAACActtcataacataataattaacatagtataattattattataacaagcCATTAACATGACTACAAACTTTtatattgagaataaaattaattaaaaatagccagctcgggctggtaggcaaggaaaaaataaaaaagaatttacaaatattttctatgaaaaGAACACGTCGCGATCCTTACCGGTGACGAGAAAAAAGGCTCTCACTTAGCTGGCCTACGAGATTTTCAATTAACAACCTAACCGATAGCTAAAGGCACTGTGACTTTTGATGGCTAACCGTATAGTAGTATATTTCTAGTGGCATAGGTACCCAACATTGTGAAATACTTTCAGTCCAACAACACCCAGTAACAATAGATATATGGGAAATTGAAAGCACAGCGATAATAGAGAATGAATTTCAAATTCCCAAAGAATCTTTTAAAACTGACTAATAAACGCCGAACCGAATGATTCAACCGCAAACACAATCAAGCTCTAACATAGAATTTTCAATGTAAGATTTGGAGAATTTAATATGCGCGCTTTTGTCCCCGACGAAGGCCGAGTTCACCAGGAGCTGGAATTTCCAGTGAATCGCTGCTTCATTACCGATGCATTGATTTCCCATTCCATGTAACTAGATCGGGCTTGTTCCGTGGCTGCAGTGAATAAACTTAGAAAAGGAAATCGCCTTGAGTCAATTTCTTTTCTAGAAGATTCTATGGTATTTTGTTCCGAaagttgaataaatataatgatgtaACGGAAACCTAGAAGGtccacctaattttaaaatattcttataatctTTTTATGGGAAAATCGTAGTAGGTTTTTGCActataacacaaaaaagaaattaaaagacATGAGTGGTGGGCCTtgttaaaaacaatactttattcgGTCACGCTACCTCATAAAACAGAATAGTTAGATTTCGTGTTTAGCACACTTTTACTCATACTTTTCTCAAATCTAAAAACAGCATTCTCCAAATATTAGcggtattaaaattattgaggTCCTTACTccttagttaaattatttaaaactattaattgtccaatataacctatatatttgcaatatataTTCCAGTCCCTTCAATACTgcctaaaaattattattataagaaataaagaaataagaaataaatttattttccaaaaagttaCACAAATTATACCAATTAGCAACGATGTCcacactaggctatgcctgtatcgtggacatcaaaaacaaagtttaataggaCAAACCATATACCATCTAAATTGTAGAacatacatttgaataaaattaaaaaggaaaacaaaaacaataaaaattctaacacaaataaataattatacagaaatttaaaactaaaaacacagTTGAAAAATTTAAAGTGGACGACGTGCAGAAGTAGGAGCCTCGgggtgtgtgcgtgtgtgtaagTGTGAGTGTAAGtgtatgtgtgagtgtgtgtaggtatatgtatgtatttatgtgaaAAACGCAATCGTTTAAATCTCAACTTTCAAAAGTCTCTCAGTATCATCATGATTCAAATTCAGAAGCATTCTTTTGACTGTTTTTTTCGCTTCTcgtatagtttttgttttaatgcagCAAGATTTCTGAATTCTATTGTAAACATATGGAGATAGAAAAAGAGAAAAACGCCTGGCAAAGGTAGTTTTGAGTTTTGGTACATGCGCCTTAAACTGTCTGCGTTTCAGCAATTCTTTATAGTTGGGTTGGTTAAGAACAAATTTGTGAGTTGTGAGAGCTATTTTCAGTATGTACAGTTGTCTGACACTAAGAACCTGTGCATCTGCGTACAGTTGGGAGGTTGGGAAACGATACGGCTTTTTCAACATTACCTTCAGAAGTGACCGCTGGGCTCTTTCTAATACAATTAATGTCGACATGGCAGCCCCTCCCCATGCTTGCATACAGTAAATTAAAACGGATTCACAAAGtgaagtgtaaatatttttcaagagaGTTTGATCTGCAACTTCTCTCAATTGTCTGAAAACATTGATAAGTTTTCTTGTTCGCACTGACATGCTTCGGATATGCTCCTTAAACGTAAGCTTTTCGTCTAATAAGACTCCAAGATATTTTACGGCCTGCAGCCTACGTACACCTGCACAGTTGCAATTTGTTCTAGAGGAATCGAAGCCGCTGGTACATGTGTGCACAGTGATAGCAGAATGGCTACCATAATCCGAGGCTGATGTTTTGTGGAAGTATATATACCCTGTTTTGTCGATGTTCAAGGTTAAAAGGTTGTGATGGAGCCAATTGGCTACTACTGCCATACCAGCCGTCGCAGTTTCATAACATTGCCTCCCATTCTTGTCGTGAAACAGTATAGCTGTATCATCAGCGTAGCATATGATTTCAGCATTATTAAGTTTTAGTGATGCAATATCATTAAGGTAGATAAGAAATAAGGTAGGACCAAGAACACTACCTTGGGGGACCCCGAAAGATATGTCAGCAGTGTCACTGGTCCATTCGCCAATCCTAACGGACTGCTTCCTTCCTGTTAAGTAGCTCCTGAACCAATCTAAAGGAACACCTCTGATACCAATATTCTCAAGTTTtcttaaaagtattttagtagATACTGTATCAAAGGCTTTAGCCAGGTCTAGAAAGACTCCAATACACGAATCACCGCGGTCAAGGATGCTACCGACTGTATCTGTTAGTAGAACTACGGCATTTTCTGTTGATTTATTGCGCCGAAAACCGAATTGGGATCTATTAAGGATATTACATTCATCCAAATACTTAACAAGTCTTTTGCTGACAACTTTCTCAAGGACTTTTGAGAAACTTGGTAACAGAGATATTGGGCGATAGTTGATAGGTTTGTCAGAGTCACCTCCTTTGTAGATTGGGCTAATAATGGCAGTTTTCCACGCTTCTGGAACTACACCAGTGGACAGACTTAGGTTTATTAGATCAG is part of the Manduca sexta isolate Smith_Timp_Sample1 chromosome 10, JHU_Msex_v1.0, whole genome shotgun sequence genome and harbors:
- the LOC115451728 gene encoding beta-1,4-N-acetylgalactosaminyltransferase bre-4 isoform X1: MTTTTPRIVYLNTDNIKYNTDATSPAANNFIDEELKLLMEQNQQLPVCGPFLEKNENDEMKNLKRRLAHNLFSEVKMGGYFFPKKCRSNHKVAILVPYRNRERNLAVFVYYMHTFLMKQDLEYRIFVIEQAGGELFNRGKLFNIGFTEMMKYNDWHCVVLHDVDILPLNKGILYTCPPYPRHMVGTVFEKSNLTYGQYRNFFGGASVLSVQHYKQINGYSNLYWGWGGEDNDMYWRILSEKLQIVSYSKNLARYTSLPRPESPRNIYRFQLLKFAVARLKTDGLSNLVYKVIWTKHRHLYTHILADVNPLKENIMDVYRKMFN
- the LOC115451728 gene encoding beta-1,4-N-acetylgalactosaminyltransferase bre-4 isoform X2; protein product: MKNLKRRLAHNLFSEVKMGGYFFPKKCRSNHKVAILVPYRNRERNLAVFVYYMHTFLMKQDLEYRIFVIEQAGGELFNRGKLFNIGFTEMMKYNDWHCVVLHDVDILPLNKGILYTCPPYPRHMVGTVFEKSNLTYGQYRNFFGGASVLSVQHYKQINGYSNLYWGWGGEDNDMYWRILSEKLQIVSYSKNLARYTSLPRPESPRNIYRFQLLKFAVARLKTDGLSNLVYKVIWTKHRHLYTHILADVNPLKENIMDVYRKMFN